One segment of Stenotrophomonas sp. SAU14A_NAIMI4_8 DNA contains the following:
- the nuoG gene encoding NADH-quinone oxidoreductase subunit NuoG produces the protein MSAQPVNPSVPPDHVTIEIDGKSLVVPKGSMIIQAADKAGISIPRFCYHEKLPIAANCRMCLVDVEKSPKPAPACATPVMDGMKVATRSEKALKFQRSVMEFLLINHPLDCPICDQGGECELQDVSLGYGRSVSRFNERKRVVPDEDMGPLVATEMTRCIQCTRCVRFTADVAGTYELGGMYRGENLQIGTYDGKPLTTELSGNVVDVCPVGALTNKVFQFRARPWELTARESLGYHDAMGSNLFLHVRRGEVLRTVPRDNEAVNECWLSDRDRYSHQGLYSEDRAVKPLRKVNGEWKEVSWAEGLAAAAEILKAHQGDHLGVLVHPSTSNEEGALLARLAKGLGSNNIDHRINNRDFSDAATAEVFGLPLAEIEGADRIVVLGSNIRHELPLLHARLRKAQTTKGAKIHVINPVDFDFAFGIAGKQIVAPSKFVEALADPELRSAVQGGSNTVLIVGGIAENHPQAAAIRAAARDFAAATGAKLCRIPQGANAVGLTRAGVLPAGKDVAAMLAQPRQAYVVYGLEPGLDFADAPAARKALVGAKVVAFSQFACVSTRDVADVILPIGALPEIDATLTNLDGREQSARAGGKLPGEAREGWRVLRALGGDMALAGFDFTDLAGLRASLAPVSVAVAASAQPAVAGEGLEVASTAAIYRTDAVVRRAPALQSHPLNNAPRIVLNAEDAARLQLQEGQMAKVGTDAGKATLPVVVDARVAAGSVWIESGHGATAPLGAARVSVVAA, from the coding sequence ATGAGCGCGCAACCCGTAAATCCGAGCGTCCCACCCGATCACGTCACCATCGAGATCGATGGCAAGTCGCTGGTCGTGCCCAAGGGCTCGATGATCATCCAGGCCGCCGACAAGGCCGGCATCTCCATTCCGCGCTTCTGCTACCACGAGAAGCTGCCGATCGCCGCCAACTGCCGCATGTGCCTGGTGGACGTGGAGAAGTCGCCGAAGCCGGCGCCGGCCTGCGCCACCCCGGTGATGGACGGCATGAAGGTCGCCACCCGCAGTGAGAAGGCGCTCAAGTTCCAGCGTTCGGTGATGGAGTTCCTGCTCATCAACCACCCGCTGGACTGCCCGATCTGCGACCAGGGCGGCGAATGCGAGCTGCAGGACGTTTCGCTGGGCTATGGCCGTTCGGTCAGCCGCTTCAACGAGCGCAAGCGCGTGGTGCCCGACGAGGACATGGGTCCGCTGGTCGCCACCGAAATGACCCGCTGCATCCAGTGCACCCGCTGCGTGCGCTTCACCGCCGACGTGGCAGGCACCTATGAACTGGGTGGCATGTACCGCGGCGAGAACCTGCAGATCGGTACCTACGACGGCAAGCCGCTGACCACCGAGCTGTCCGGCAACGTGGTTGACGTCTGCCCGGTTGGCGCGCTGACCAACAAGGTGTTCCAGTTCCGCGCCCGCCCGTGGGAACTGACCGCGCGCGAATCGCTGGGCTACCACGACGCGATGGGTTCGAACCTGTTCCTGCACGTGCGTCGCGGCGAAGTGCTGCGCACCGTGCCGCGCGACAACGAAGCGGTGAACGAGTGCTGGCTGTCCGACCGCGACCGCTATTCGCACCAGGGCCTGTACAGCGAAGACCGTGCGGTCAAGCCGCTGCGCAAGGTCAATGGCGAGTGGAAGGAAGTGAGCTGGGCTGAAGGCCTGGCCGCGGCTGCCGAGATCCTCAAGGCCCACCAGGGTGACCACCTGGGCGTGCTGGTGCATCCGTCCACCTCCAACGAGGAAGGCGCGCTGCTGGCCCGCCTGGCCAAGGGCCTGGGCTCGAACAACATCGACCACCGCATCAACAACCGCGACTTCTCCGACGCCGCCACCGCGGAAGTCTTCGGCCTGCCGCTGGCCGAGATCGAAGGCGCCGACCGCATCGTCGTTCTGGGCAGCAACATCCGCCACGAACTGCCGCTGCTGCACGCCCGCCTGCGCAAGGCGCAGACCACCAAGGGCGCGAAGATCCACGTCATCAACCCGGTTGATTTCGATTTCGCCTTCGGCATCGCCGGCAAGCAGATCGTGGCCCCGTCGAAGTTCGTCGAGGCGCTGGCCGACCCCGAGCTGCGTTCGGCAGTGCAGGGCGGTAGCAACACCGTGCTGATCGTCGGTGGCATCGCCGAAAACCACCCGCAGGCCGCCGCGATCCGCGCCGCTGCGCGTGATTTCGCTGCCGCCACCGGCGCCAAGCTGTGCCGCATCCCGCAGGGCGCCAATGCCGTGGGCCTGACCCGCGCCGGCGTGCTGCCGGCCGGCAAGGACGTGGCCGCCATGCTGGCGCAGCCGCGCCAGGCTTACGTGGTGTACGGCCTGGAACCGGGCCTGGACTTTGCCGACGCCCCGGCCGCGCGCAAGGCGCTGGTCGGTGCCAAGGTGGTGGCTTTCAGCCAGTTCGCCTGTGTTTCCACCCGCGACGTTGCCGACGTCATCCTGCCGATCGGCGCGCTGCCGGAAATCGACGCCACCCTGACCAACCTCGATGGTCGCGAGCAGTCGGCCCGTGCCGGCGGCAAGCTGCCGGGCGAGGCCCGTGAAGGCTGGCGCGTGCTGCGTGCGCTGGGCGGTGACATGGCCCTGGCCGGTTTCGACTTCACCGACCTGGCCGGCCTGCGCGCCAGCCTGGCCCCGGTGTCGGTCGCCGTGGCCGCTTCGGCCCAGCCGGCCGTTGCCGGCGAAGGCCTGGAAGTGGCTTCGACCGCTGCGATCTACCGCACCGATGCGGTGGTCCGCCGCGCGCCGGCGCTGCAGTCGCACCCGCTGAACAACGCCCCGCGCATCGTGCTGAACGCTGAAGATGCCGCGCGCCTGCAGCTGCAGGAAGGGCAGATGGCCAAGGTCGGCACCGATGCCGGCAAGGCCACCCTGCCGGTGGTGGTCGACGCCCGCGTCGCTGCGGGTTCGGTCTGGATTGAATCGGGCCACGGCGCGACCGCGCCGCTGGGTGCCGCTCGCGTATCGGTGGTGGCTGCATGA
- the nuoH gene encoding NADH-quinone oxidoreductase subunit NuoH: protein MNELLLNAVDPLHQWLLALGDIGALIWIILKILVIAVPVIVSVAFYVVWERKLIGWMHVRHGPMYVGMGIFQAFADVFKLLFKEVLQPSSANKAIFLLAPLITLAPAFAAWSVVPFDSQIVLSNANAGLLYLLAMTSLGIYGIILAGWASNSKYAFLGAMRASAQMISYEIAMGFALVGVMIAAGSLNLSNIVMAQAGSSGFFDWFLLPLFPLFVIYWVSGVAETNRAPFDVVEGESEIVAGHMVEYSGGAFALFFLAEYANMILISFLISIFFLGGWLSPIQGWVDLGNISPLVDWIWKGGAPWLFVKVFFFASAYIWFRASFPRFRYDQIMRLGWKVFIPLAILWIAVTAVMVFFGVIQKGV, encoded by the coding sequence ATGAACGAATTGCTGTTGAACGCGGTCGACCCGCTGCACCAGTGGCTGCTTGCCCTGGGTGACATCGGCGCGCTGATCTGGATCATCCTGAAGATCCTGGTGATCGCCGTGCCGGTGATCGTCTCGGTGGCCTTCTACGTGGTCTGGGAACGCAAGCTGATCGGCTGGATGCACGTCCGCCACGGCCCGATGTACGTGGGCATGGGCATCTTCCAGGCCTTCGCCGACGTCTTCAAGCTGCTGTTCAAGGAAGTGCTGCAGCCGAGCAGCGCCAACAAGGCGATCTTCCTGCTGGCGCCGCTGATCACCCTGGCCCCGGCTTTCGCGGCCTGGTCGGTGGTGCCCTTCGATTCGCAGATCGTGCTGTCCAACGCCAATGCCGGCCTGCTGTACCTGCTGGCGATGACCTCGCTGGGCATCTACGGCATCATCCTGGCCGGTTGGGCATCCAATTCGAAGTACGCGTTCCTGGGTGCCATGCGCGCCTCGGCGCAGATGATCAGCTACGAAATCGCCATGGGCTTCGCCCTGGTCGGCGTGATGATCGCGGCGGGCAGCCTGAACCTGAGCAACATCGTGATGGCGCAGGCCGGCAGCTCCGGCTTCTTCGACTGGTTCCTGCTGCCGCTGTTCCCGCTGTTCGTCATCTACTGGGTGTCGGGCGTGGCTGAAACCAACCGCGCGCCGTTCGACGTGGTGGAAGGCGAATCGGAAATCGTGGCCGGCCACATGGTCGAGTACTCCGGCGGCGCCTTCGCGCTGTTCTTCCTGGCCGAATACGCGAACATGATCCTGATCAGCTTCCTGATCTCGATCTTCTTCCTCGGCGGCTGGCTGAGCCCGATCCAGGGCTGGGTCGACCTGGGCAACATCTCGCCGCTGGTCGACTGGATCTGGAAGGGCGGTGCACCGTGGCTGTTCGTCAAGGTGTTCTTCTTCGCCAGTGCCTACATCTGGTTCCGTGCCAGCTTCCCGCGCTTCCGCTATGACCAGATCATGCGCCTGGGCTGGAAGGTCTTCATTCCGCTGGCCATTCTGTGGATCGCGGTTACCGCCGTCATGGTGTTCTTCGGCGTGATTCAAAAGGGCGTCTAA
- the nuoK gene encoding NADH-quinone oxidoreductase subunit NuoK has product MITLGHMLALGAVLFAISLAGIFLNRKNVIVLLMSIELMLLSVNVNFVAFSRQLGDPSGQLFVFFILTVAAAEAAIGLAILVTLFRTRRTINVGEVDSLKG; this is encoded by the coding sequence GTGATTACCCTTGGCCACATGCTTGCGCTGGGCGCGGTGCTGTTCGCCATCAGCCTGGCCGGCATCTTCCTGAACCGGAAGAACGTCATCGTGCTGCTGATGTCGATCGAACTGATGCTGCTGTCGGTGAACGTGAACTTCGTTGCGTTCTCCCGCCAGCTGGGTGATCCGTCCGGCCAGCTGTTCGTGTTCTTCATCCTGACCGTCGCCGCTGCCGAGGCCGCCATCGGCCTGGCGATCCTGGTGACCCTGTTCCGTACCCGCCGCACGATCAATGTCGGCGAAGTCGATTCGTTGAAGGGCTGA
- the nuoL gene encoding NADH-quinone oxidoreductase subunit L produces the protein MEITLSKSLLIAVVLAPLFGSIIAGLFGRQVKRFGAQTVTILGVAISCALSMYTLYQLLWGGAQPFNQNLYTFFEVGQYSAHVGFMVDKLTAMMMVVVTFVSLLVHIYTIGYMEEDPGYQRFFSYISLFTFSMLTLVMSNNFLQLFFGWEAVGLVSYLLIGFWFKRPTAIFANMKAFLVNRVGDFGFLLGIAGVLWVFGTLDYSQVFSQAGVLASPEAKMQIWDGTLFGMQLLSAPVVWSIATVICISLFIGAMGKSAQVPLHVWLPDSMEGPTPISALIHAATMVTAGIFMVTRMSPLFELSQTALNFILFIGATTAFFTGLIGIVQNDIKRVVAYSTLSQLGYMTVALGVSAYSAAVFHLMTHAFFKALLFLGAGSVIIAMHHEQDMRKMGGLRKYMPITFITMWIGTLALVGTPFFSGFYSKDTIIEAAEIHAHMQHTWVATYGYWAVLGGVLVTSFYSFRLLFLTFHGPERFRDAHHDDHGHGHDDHHAADAHHADAHHGDAHDDHGHGHGPHEPHETPWVVTLPLILLAIPSIAIGFFSIGPMLHGTDWAGHHAHAAIKGQVNTFFTGIVDFYDPAKNTVAFLGEEFHGPVAFALHGMMLPPFWLTLAGFLLAALFYLWKPDLSGKARKTFAPLVSVLENKYGFDKLWIDGFAGGSVKLGKVSRWIDSNIVDGVVNLSARVVDVAAGVLRRTQSGFLYHYAFAMIIGLIALLGVLMHYLR, from the coding sequence ATGGAAATCACTCTCTCCAAGAGTCTGTTGATCGCAGTGGTGCTTGCACCGCTGTTCGGCAGCATCATCGCCGGCCTGTTCGGTCGCCAGGTCAAGCGCTTCGGCGCGCAGACCGTCACCATCCTCGGCGTGGCCATCAGCTGCGCCCTGTCGATGTACACGCTGTACCAGCTGCTGTGGGGCGGCGCGCAGCCGTTCAACCAGAACCTGTACACCTTCTTCGAAGTCGGCCAGTACTCGGCCCACGTCGGTTTCATGGTCGACAAGCTCACCGCCATGATGATGGTGGTGGTCACCTTCGTGTCGCTGCTGGTGCACATCTACACCATCGGCTACATGGAAGAAGACCCGGGCTACCAGCGCTTCTTCAGCTACATCTCGCTGTTCACCTTCTCGATGCTCACCCTGGTGATGAGCAACAACTTCCTGCAGCTGTTCTTCGGCTGGGAAGCGGTGGGCCTGGTGTCGTACCTGCTGATCGGTTTCTGGTTCAAGCGCCCGACCGCGATCTTCGCCAACATGAAGGCGTTCCTGGTCAACCGCGTCGGTGACTTCGGCTTCCTGCTGGGTATCGCCGGCGTGCTGTGGGTGTTCGGCACCCTGGACTATTCGCAGGTGTTCTCGCAGGCCGGCGTGCTGGCCAGCCCTGAAGCCAAGATGCAGATCTGGGACGGCACCCTGTTCGGCATGCAGCTGCTGAGCGCGCCGGTGGTCTGGTCGATCGCCACCGTCATCTGCATCAGCCTGTTCATCGGTGCCATGGGCAAGTCGGCCCAGGTTCCGCTGCACGTGTGGCTGCCCGATTCGATGGAAGGCCCGACCCCGATCTCGGCACTGATCCACGCCGCGACCATGGTCACCGCGGGTATCTTCATGGTCACCCGCATGTCGCCGCTGTTCGAGCTGTCGCAGACCGCGCTGAACTTCATCCTGTTCATCGGTGCCACCACGGCCTTCTTCACCGGCCTGATCGGTATCGTGCAGAACGACATCAAGCGCGTGGTCGCGTACTCGACCCTGTCGCAGCTGGGCTACATGACCGTGGCACTGGGCGTGTCGGCTTATTCGGCCGCCGTGTTCCACCTGATGACCCACGCCTTCTTCAAGGCGCTGCTGTTCCTGGGTGCCGGTTCGGTCATCATCGCCATGCACCACGAGCAGGACATGCGCAAGATGGGCGGCCTGCGCAAGTACATGCCGATCACCTTCATCACCATGTGGATCGGTACGCTGGCCCTGGTCGGTACGCCGTTCTTCTCCGGCTTCTACTCGAAGGACACCATCATCGAGGCGGCCGAGATCCACGCCCACATGCAGCACACCTGGGTGGCCACCTACGGTTACTGGGCAGTGCTGGGTGGCGTGCTGGTCACCAGCTTCTACAGCTTCCGTCTGCTGTTCCTGACCTTCCACGGTCCGGAGCGCTTCCGTGACGCGCACCACGACGACCATGGCCACGGCCATGACGATCACCACGCGGCCGATGCCCATCATGCTGATGCGCACCACGGCGATGCCCATGACGACCACGGCCATGGCCACGGTCCGCATGAGCCGCACGAAACCCCGTGGGTGGTGACCCTGCCGCTGATCCTGCTGGCCATTCCGTCCATCGCCATCGGTTTCTTCAGCATCGGTCCGATGCTGCATGGCACCGACTGGGCCGGCCACCACGCGCACGCGGCCATCAAGGGCCAGGTCAACACGTTCTTCACCGGCATCGTCGATTTCTACGATCCGGCCAAGAACACCGTGGCCTTCCTGGGTGAAGAGTTCCATGGCCCGGTGGCGTTCGCGCTGCACGGCATGATGCTGCCGCCGTTCTGGCTGACCCTGGCGGGCTTCCTGCTGGCCGCGCTGTTCTACCTGTGGAAGCCGGACCTGTCGGGCAAGGCACGCAAGACCTTCGCCCCGCTGGTGTCGGTGCTGGAAAACAAGTACGGCTTCGACAAGCTGTGGATCGATGGCTTTGCCGGCGGCAGCGTCAAGCTTGGCAAGGTGTCGCGCTGGATCGACAGCAACATCGTCGATGGCGTGGTCAATCTCTCGGCACGTGTTGTGGACGTCGCAGCCGGCGTGCTGCGTCGTACCCAATCCGGTTTCCTCTATCACTACGCCTTCGCGATGATCATCGGCCTGATTGCCCTGCTGGGCGTGCTGATGCATTACCTGCGTTGA
- the nuoI gene encoding NADH-quinone oxidoreductase subunit NuoI translates to MNRITHYFKSLLLLELLAGLWLTLKYSFKPKYTMMYPMEKFPQSPRFRGLHALRRYPNGEERCIACKLCEAVCPALAITIDSAKREDGTRRTTRYDIDLFKCIFCGFCEESCPVDSIVETHILEYHFEKRGENIVTKPQLLALGDRLETEIAERRAADAAYR, encoded by the coding sequence ATGAACAGGATTACCCATTACTTCAAGAGCCTGCTGCTGCTCGAACTGCTGGCCGGTCTTTGGCTGACGCTGAAGTACAGCTTCAAGCCGAAGTACACGATGATGTACCCGATGGAGAAGTTCCCGCAGTCGCCGCGCTTCCGTGGCCTGCACGCGCTGCGCCGTTACCCCAACGGCGAAGAGCGCTGCATCGCCTGCAAGCTGTGTGAGGCGGTCTGCCCGGCGCTGGCCATCACCATCGACTCGGCCAAGCGCGAAGACGGCACCCGCCGTACCACCCGCTACGACATCGATCTGTTCAAGTGCATCTTCTGCGGCTTCTGCGAAGAAAGCTGCCCGGTGGACTCGATCGTCGAAACCCACATCCTCGAGTACCACTTCGAGAAGCGTGGCGAAAACATCGTTACCAAGCCGCAGCTGCTGGCCCTGGGCGACCGTCTCGAAACCGAGATCGCCGAGCGTCGTGCCGCCGATGCCGCTTACCGCTGA
- the nuoE gene encoding NADH-quinone oxidoreductase subunit NuoE — translation MKATGNFEAARDVDPMVVLSDKTRAHIDHWLSKFPPDRKRSAVLQGLHAAQEQNEGWLTDELIAGVAKYLDLPPVWAYEVASFYSMFETEKVGRNNVAICTNISCWLNGAEDIVRHCEKKLGIKHGQSTPDGRVYLKREEECLAGCGGAPMMVINGHYHERLTLEKVDELLDGLE, via the coding sequence ATGAAGGCGACAGGTAATTTCGAGGCGGCGCGCGACGTCGACCCGATGGTGGTGCTGAGCGACAAGACCCGCGCTCACATCGATCACTGGCTGTCCAAGTTCCCGCCGGACCGCAAGCGCTCTGCCGTGCTGCAGGGCCTGCATGCGGCCCAGGAGCAGAACGAGGGCTGGCTGACCGACGAGCTGATCGCCGGCGTGGCCAAGTACCTGGACCTGCCGCCGGTGTGGGCCTACGAAGTGGCCAGCTTCTACTCGATGTTCGAGACCGAGAAGGTGGGCCGCAACAACGTGGCCATCTGCACCAACATCAGCTGCTGGCTCAATGGCGCCGAAGACATCGTGCGCCATTGCGAGAAGAAGCTGGGCATCAAGCACGGCCAGTCCACCCCGGACGGCCGCGTCTACCTCAAGCGCGAGGAAGAGTGCCTGGCGGGCTGCGGTGGCGCACCGATGATGGTCATCAACGGTCACTACCATGAGCGTCTGACCCTGGAAAAGGTCGACGAGCTGCTGGACGGGCTGGAGTAA
- a CDS encoding NADH-quinone oxidoreductase subunit J, producing the protein MDWVNIAFWVFAIAATVSAGAVISVRNPVHAVLCLVLTFFSIACVWLLVGAEFLGVALVLVYVGAVMVLFLFVVMMLDIDPSKMREGWVRYLPVGLVVAVAMLVQMLILIGVKGRAVNAFPADNAAALAADSSNITWLARTLFTEYLLPFEFAAVILTVAVVAAVMLTLRRRTGVKSQNPGDQTMVKAGNRLRMVKMGAEQPVVHSNSKPAAGEETQP; encoded by the coding sequence ATGGATTGGGTAAATATCGCTTTCTGGGTGTTCGCCATCGCGGCAACGGTTTCGGCCGGTGCGGTGATCAGCGTGCGCAACCCGGTTCACGCCGTGCTCTGCCTGGTGTTGACCTTCTTCTCCATTGCCTGCGTGTGGCTGCTGGTGGGCGCCGAATTCCTCGGCGTGGCGCTGGTGCTGGTCTACGTGGGTGCGGTGATGGTGCTGTTCCTGTTCGTGGTGATGATGCTGGACATCGACCCCAGCAAGATGCGCGAAGGCTGGGTGCGTTACCTGCCGGTGGGCCTGGTGGTTGCCGTGGCCATGCTGGTGCAGATGCTCATCCTGATCGGCGTGAAGGGCAGGGCGGTCAACGCCTTCCCGGCCGACAACGCCGCCGCGCTGGCGGCTGACAGCTCCAACATCACCTGGCTGGCACGCACGCTGTTCACCGAATACCTGCTGCCGTTCGAGTTCGCCGCCGTCATCCTGACCGTGGCCGTGGTGGCCGCCGTCATGCTGACCCTGCGCCGCCGTACCGGCGTGAAGAGCCAGAACCCGGGCGACCAGACCATGGTCAAGGCCGGCAACCGCCTGCGCATGGTCAAGATGGGCGCAGAGCAGCCGGTCGTGCACAGCAACAGCAAGCCGGCCGCCGGCGAGGAGACCCAGCCGTGA
- the nuoF gene encoding NADH-quinone oxidoreductase subunit NuoF, with the protein MAHHHESKGPVGPAPLPHQVVYTTLHYDTPWSYESYLKTGGYAALRKILEEKIPPEQVIEMVKASGLRGRGGAGFPTGLKWSFMPKGNMQKYILCNSDESEPGTCKDRDILRYNPHSVVEGMAIACYATGSTVGYNYLRGEFHHEPFEHFEQALADAYANGWLGKNVMGSGVDIDIYGALGAGAYICGEETALMESLEGKKGQPRYKPPFPANFGLYGKPSTINNTETYGSVPAIIRNGPEWFKGLSLTGNGGPKCFSVSGCVQNGGNFEVPLGTTFDDLLEMAGGLRPGRTLKGAIPGGVSMPVLTAAELKGLPMDYDTIRALGSGLGSGAVVVLDDSVCCVKFACRISQFFHKESCGQCTPCREGTGWMHRVLERIVAGKATMEDLHQLKAVAGQIEGHTICAFGEAAAWPIQGFLRQFWDEFEYYIVNGHSMVDGKKVEAAAA; encoded by the coding sequence ATGGCACATCACCACGAATCCAAGGGTCCGGTCGGCCCCGCGCCGCTGCCGCACCAGGTGGTCTACACCACCCTGCATTACGACACCCCGTGGTCGTACGAAAGCTACCTGAAGACCGGTGGCTACGCCGCCCTGCGCAAGATCCTCGAAGAGAAGATCCCGCCGGAGCAGGTCATCGAGATGGTCAAGGCCTCCGGCCTGCGCGGCCGCGGTGGCGCTGGCTTCCCGACCGGCCTGAAGTGGTCCTTCATGCCCAAGGGCAACATGCAGAAGTACATCCTCTGCAATTCGGACGAATCCGAGCCGGGCACCTGCAAGGACCGCGACATCCTGCGCTACAACCCGCATTCGGTGGTGGAAGGCATGGCGATCGCTTGCTACGCCACCGGCTCGACCGTGGGTTACAACTACCTGCGCGGTGAGTTCCACCACGAGCCGTTCGAGCACTTCGAACAGGCCCTGGCCGACGCCTATGCAAATGGCTGGCTGGGCAAGAACGTGATGGGCTCGGGCGTGGACATCGACATCTACGGTGCCCTGGGCGCCGGCGCCTACATCTGCGGCGAAGAAACCGCGCTGATGGAATCGCTGGAAGGCAAGAAGGGCCAGCCGCGCTACAAGCCGCCGTTCCCGGCGAACTTCGGCCTGTACGGCAAGCCGTCCACCATCAACAACACCGAAACCTACGGCTCGGTGCCGGCGATCATCCGCAACGGCCCGGAGTGGTTCAAGGGGCTGAGTCTGACCGGCAACGGCGGCCCGAAGTGCTTCTCGGTGTCCGGTTGCGTGCAGAACGGCGGCAATTTCGAAGTGCCGCTGGGCACCACCTTCGACGACCTGCTGGAAATGGCCGGTGGCCTGCGTCCGGGCCGCACCCTGAAGGGCGCGATTCCGGGCGGCGTGTCCATGCCGGTGCTGACCGCGGCCGAGCTGAAGGGCCTGCCGATGGACTACGACACCATCCGTGCGCTGGGCTCCGGCCTGGGTTCGGGCGCCGTCGTGGTGCTGGATGACAGCGTGTGCTGCGTCAAGTTCGCCTGCCGCATCAGCCAGTTCTTCCACAAGGAATCCTGTGGCCAGTGCACCCCGTGCCGCGAAGGTACCGGCTGGATGCACCGCGTGCTGGAGCGCATCGTCGCCGGCAAGGCCACGATGGAAGACCTGCACCAGCTGAAGGCAGTGGCCGGCCAGATCGAAGGCCACACCATCTGTGCGTTCGGCGAAGCGGCTGCATGGCCCATCCAGGGCTTCCTGCGCCAGTTCTGGGACGAGTTCGAGTACTACATCGTCAACGGTCATTCGATGGTTGACGGCAAGAAGGTGGAGGCAGCCGCTGCATGA
- a CDS encoding NADH-quinone oxidoreductase subunit D yields MSHVHQAGEAFASNPAESRQEIRNYTMNFGPQHPAAHGVLRLILEMDGETIMRADPHVGLLHRGTEKLAESKPFNQSIGYMDRLDYVSMMCNEHAYVRAIETLMGIEAPERAQYIRTMYDEITRILNHLMWLGSNALDLGAMAVMLYAFREREELMDCYEAVSGARMHAAYYRPGGVYRDLPDHMPKYKESRWHKGKALKQLNASREGSLLDFLENFTNEFPGRVDEYETLLTDNRIWKQRTVGIGVVSPELAHQWGMTGVMLRGSGVAWDLRKKRPYAKYDAVDFDIPLGKEGDCYDRYLVRVAEMRESNRIIKQCVAWLKANPGPVMVKNFKVAPPKREDMKDDMEALIHHFKLFSEGYCVPAGETYSAVEAPKGEFGCYLVSDGANKPFRVHLRAPGFAHLSSIDSIVRGHMLADVVAMIGTYDLVFGEVDR; encoded by the coding sequence GTGAGCCACGTACACCAGGCTGGCGAAGCCTTCGCCAGCAACCCCGCCGAAAGCCGGCAGGAAATCCGCAACTACACCATGAACTTCGGCCCGCAGCATCCGGCCGCCCACGGTGTGCTGCGCCTGATCCTGGAAATGGACGGCGAAACCATCATGCGTGCCGACCCCCACGTGGGCCTGCTGCACCGTGGTACCGAAAAGCTGGCCGAGTCCAAGCCGTTCAACCAGTCGATCGGCTACATGGATCGCCTGGATTACGTGTCGATGATGTGCAACGAGCACGCCTACGTGCGCGCGATCGAAACCCTGATGGGTATCGAAGCGCCCGAGCGCGCGCAGTACATCCGCACCATGTACGACGAAATCACCCGCATCCTGAACCACCTGATGTGGCTGGGCTCCAACGCGCTCGATCTGGGCGCCATGGCGGTCATGCTGTACGCCTTCCGCGAGCGCGAAGAGCTGATGGACTGCTACGAAGCGGTCTCCGGCGCGCGCATGCACGCGGCGTACTACCGTCCGGGCGGTGTTTACCGCGACCTGCCGGACCACATGCCCAAGTACAAGGAATCGCGCTGGCACAAGGGCAAGGCGCTGAAGCAGCTCAATGCTTCGCGTGAAGGCTCGCTGCTGGACTTCCTGGAGAACTTCACCAACGAGTTCCCGGGTCGCGTTGACGAATACGAAACCCTTCTGACCGACAACCGTATCTGGAAGCAGCGTACGGTCGGCATCGGCGTGGTCAGCCCGGAACTGGCCCACCAGTGGGGCATGACCGGCGTGATGCTGCGCGGCTCGGGCGTTGCCTGGGATCTGCGCAAGAAGCGTCCGTACGCCAAGTACGATGCCGTCGATTTCGACATCCCGCTGGGCAAGGAAGGCGACTGCTACGACCGTTACCTGGTCCGCGTTGCCGAAATGCGCGAATCCAACCGCATCATCAAGCAGTGCGTGGCGTGGCTGAAGGCCAACCCGGGCCCGGTGATGGTGAAGAACTTCAAGGTCGCTCCGCCCAAGCGCGAGGACATGAAGGACGACATGGAAGCGCTGATCCACCACTTCAAGCTGTTCAGCGAAGGCTATTGCGTGCCGGCCGGTGAAACCTATTCGGCGGTGGAAGCCCCGAAGGGTGAGTTCGGCTGCTACCTGGTCTCCGACGGCGCCAACAAGCCCTTCCGCGTGCACCTGCGTGCCCCCGGCTTCGCCCACCTGTCCTCGATCGATTCGATCGTGCGCGGCCACATGCTGGCCGACGTGGTGGCCATGATCGGTACCTACGATCTGGTGTTCGGCGAGGTTGACCGGTAA